A portion of the Sus scrofa isolate TJ Tabasco breed Duroc chromosome 5, Sscrofa11.1, whole genome shotgun sequence genome contains these proteins:
- the GLS2 gene encoding glutaminase liver isoform, mitochondrial isoform X1: MRSMKALQNALSRAGSHCRQRGWGHLSRSPLLGGGVRHHLSEAAAQGRETPHSHQPLHQDHDPSESGMLSRLGDLLFYTVAEGQERIPIHKFTTALKATGLQTSDPRLRDCMSQMRRRVRESSSGGLLDRDLFRKCVSSNIVLLTQAFRKKFVIPDFEEFTSHVDRIFEDAKELTGGKVAAYIPQLAKSNPDLWGVSLCTVDGQRHSVGNTKIPFCLQSCVKPLTYAISISTLGTDYVHKFVGKEPSGLRYNKLSLNEEGIPHNPMVNAGAIVVSSLIKMDCNKAEKFDFVLQYLNKMAGNEYMGFSNATFQSEKETGDRNYAIGYYLKEKKCFPKGVDMMAALDLYFQLCSVEVTCESGSVMAATLANGGICPITGESVLSAEAVRNTLSLMHSCGMYDFSGQFAFHVGLPAKSAVSGAILLVVPNVMGMMCLSPPLDKLGNSYRGVSFCQKLVSLFNFHNYDNLRHCTRKLDPRREGGEIRNKTVVNLLFAAYSGDVSALRRYFYCDQINTIRYYWFALSAMDMEQKDYDSRTALHVAAAEGHTDVVKFLIEACKVNPFVKDRWGNIPMDDAVQFNHLEVVKLLQDYQDSYTPSETQAEAAAEALSKENLESMV; the protein is encoded by the exons ATGCGCTCTATGAAAGCTCTGCAGAATGCACTGAGCCGGGCCGGCAGTCACTGCCGGCAGAGAGGCTGGGGTCACCTGAGCCGGAGCCCTCTCCTTGGCGGGGGCGTCCGGCACCACCTCAGTGAGGCCGCGGCGCAGGGCAGGGAGACTCCGCACAGCCACCAGCCGCTGCACCAGGATCA TGATCCGTCAGAAAGTGGCATGCTGTCCCGCCTGGGTGATCTTCTCTTCTACACAGTTGCTGAGGGACAGGAACGAATCCCTATCCACAAGTTCACTACT GCACTGAAGGCTACCGGACTGCAGACGTCAGATCCCAGGCTCCGGGACTGCATGAGCCAGATGCGCCGCAGGGTTCGAGAGTCCAGCAGTGGTGGCCTCTTGGACCGAGATCTCTTCCGAAA GTGTGTGAGCAGCAACATTGTGCTCCTGACCCAGGCATTCCGAAAGAAGTTTGTCATTCCTGATTTTGAGGAGTTCACGAGCCACGTGGACCGCATTTTTGAGGATGCCAAAGAGCTCACAGGAGGCAAA GTGGCGGCCTACATCCCTCAGCTGGCCAAGTCAAATCCAGACCTGTGGGGTGTCTCCCTGTGCACTGTGGATGGTCAGCG GCACTCGGTGGGCAACACAAAGATCCCCTTCTGCCTGCAGTCCTGTGTGAAGCCCCTCACCTATGCCATTTCCATAAGCACCCTAGGCACTGACTACGTGCACAAGTTCGTGGGCAAGGAGCCCAGCGGCCTGCGCTACAACAAACTCTCCCTCAATGAGGAAG GAATCCCCCACAACCCCATGGTCAACGCTGGTGCCATTGTTGTGAGCTCCCTGATCAAG ATGGACTGTAATAAAGCAGAGAAGTTTGATTTT gtCTTGCAATATCTGAACAAAATGGCTGGGAATGAATACATGGGTTTCAGCAATGCCAC ATTCCagtcagagaaggaaacaggGGATCGGAATTATGCCATCGGCTATTATCTGAAGGAAAAGAAG TGCTTTCCCAAAGGGGTGGACATGATGGCTGCCCTCGATCTCTACTTCCAG CTGTGCTCCGTGGAGGTGACCTGCGAATCAGGCAGTGTCATGGCAGCCACTCTGGCCAACGGCGGGATCTGCCCCATCACGGGTGAGAGCGTGCTGAGCGCTGAAGCAGTGCGCAACACCCTCAGCCTCATGCACTCCTGCGGCATGTACGACTTCTCGGGGCAGTTTGCCTTTCAC GTGGGCCTGCCAGCCAAGTCGGCCGTGTCAGGAGCCATCCTCCTGGTGGTGCCCAATGTCATGGGAATGATGTGTCTGTCGCCTCCCCTGGACAAGCTGGGGAACAGTTACAGGGGTGTCAGCTTCTGCCAG AAGCTGGTGTCTCTCTTCAATTTCCACAACTATGACAACCTGAGGCACTGCACACGGAAATTAGACCCACGGCGTGAAGGGGGAGAAATTAGG AACAAGACTGTGGTGAACCTGTTATTTGCTGCCTATAGTGGAGATGTCTCAGCTCTTCGAAGGTACTTCTACTGTGACCAAATAAACACAATAAGATACTACTG GTTTGCCTTGTCAGCCATGGACATGGAACAGAAAGACTATGACTCCCGCACAGCTCtgcatgttgctgcagctgaag GACACACTGATGTTGTTAAATTCCTGATTGAAGCTTGCAAAGTGAATCCATTTGTCAAGGACAG GTGGGGCAACATTCCCATGGATGATGCTGTGCAGTTCAACCACCTGGAGGTGGTGAAACTGCTACAAGATTACCAGGACTCATACACCCCATCCGAGACTCAGGCTgaagcagcagctgaggcctTGTCCAAAGAGAACTTGGAGAGCATGGTGTGA
- the GLS2 gene encoding glutaminase liver isoform, mitochondrial isoform X3, with the protein MPFPLELGLWVRRTRAVTCRLPGRAFGQVGPRNGACPSDPSESGMLSRLGDLLFYTVAEGQERIPIHKFTTALKATGLQTSDPRLRDCMSQMRRRVRESSSGGLLDRDLFRKCVSSNIVLLTQAFRKKFVIPDFEEFTSHVDRIFEDAKELTGGKVAAYIPQLAKSNPDLWGVSLCTVDGQRHSVGNTKIPFCLQSCVKPLTYAISISTLGTDYVHKFVGKEPSGLRYNKLSLNEEGIPHNPMVNAGAIVVSSLIKMDCNKAEKFDFVLQYLNKMAGNEYMGFSNATFQSEKETGDRNYAIGYYLKEKKCFPKGVDMMAALDLYFQLCSVEVTCESGSVMAATLANGGICPITGESVLSAEAVRNTLSLMHSCGMYDFSGQFAFHVGLPAKSAVSGAILLVVPNVMGMMCLSPPLDKLGNSYRGVSFCQKLVSLFNFHNYDNLRHCTRKLDPRREGGEIRNKTVVNLLFAAYSGDVSALRRFALSAMDMEQKDYDSRTALHVAAAEGHTDVVKFLIEACKVNPFVKDRWGNIPMDDAVQFNHLEVVKLLQDYQDSYTPSETQAEAAAEALSKENLESMV; encoded by the exons ATGCCTTTTCCTTTAGAATTGGGGCTTTGGGTCCGCCGCACTCGGGCGGTAACGTGCCGTCTGCCCGGGAGGGCGTTTGGGCAGGTCGGTCCTCGGAATGGTGCATGTCCAAG TGATCCGTCAGAAAGTGGCATGCTGTCCCGCCTGGGTGATCTTCTCTTCTACACAGTTGCTGAGGGACAGGAACGAATCCCTATCCACAAGTTCACTACT GCACTGAAGGCTACCGGACTGCAGACGTCAGATCCCAGGCTCCGGGACTGCATGAGCCAGATGCGCCGCAGGGTTCGAGAGTCCAGCAGTGGTGGCCTCTTGGACCGAGATCTCTTCCGAAA GTGTGTGAGCAGCAACATTGTGCTCCTGACCCAGGCATTCCGAAAGAAGTTTGTCATTCCTGATTTTGAGGAGTTCACGAGCCACGTGGACCGCATTTTTGAGGATGCCAAAGAGCTCACAGGAGGCAAA GTGGCGGCCTACATCCCTCAGCTGGCCAAGTCAAATCCAGACCTGTGGGGTGTCTCCCTGTGCACTGTGGATGGTCAGCG GCACTCGGTGGGCAACACAAAGATCCCCTTCTGCCTGCAGTCCTGTGTGAAGCCCCTCACCTATGCCATTTCCATAAGCACCCTAGGCACTGACTACGTGCACAAGTTCGTGGGCAAGGAGCCCAGCGGCCTGCGCTACAACAAACTCTCCCTCAATGAGGAAG GAATCCCCCACAACCCCATGGTCAACGCTGGTGCCATTGTTGTGAGCTCCCTGATCAAG ATGGACTGTAATAAAGCAGAGAAGTTTGATTTT gtCTTGCAATATCTGAACAAAATGGCTGGGAATGAATACATGGGTTTCAGCAATGCCAC ATTCCagtcagagaaggaaacaggGGATCGGAATTATGCCATCGGCTATTATCTGAAGGAAAAGAAG TGCTTTCCCAAAGGGGTGGACATGATGGCTGCCCTCGATCTCTACTTCCAG CTGTGCTCCGTGGAGGTGACCTGCGAATCAGGCAGTGTCATGGCAGCCACTCTGGCCAACGGCGGGATCTGCCCCATCACGGGTGAGAGCGTGCTGAGCGCTGAAGCAGTGCGCAACACCCTCAGCCTCATGCACTCCTGCGGCATGTACGACTTCTCGGGGCAGTTTGCCTTTCAC GTGGGCCTGCCAGCCAAGTCGGCCGTGTCAGGAGCCATCCTCCTGGTGGTGCCCAATGTCATGGGAATGATGTGTCTGTCGCCTCCCCTGGACAAGCTGGGGAACAGTTACAGGGGTGTCAGCTTCTGCCAG AAGCTGGTGTCTCTCTTCAATTTCCACAACTATGACAACCTGAGGCACTGCACACGGAAATTAGACCCACGGCGTGAAGGGGGAGAAATTAGG AACAAGACTGTGGTGAACCTGTTATTTGCTGCCTATAGTGGAGATGTCTCAGCTCTTCGAAG GTTTGCCTTGTCAGCCATGGACATGGAACAGAAAGACTATGACTCCCGCACAGCTCtgcatgttgctgcagctgaag GACACACTGATGTTGTTAAATTCCTGATTGAAGCTTGCAAAGTGAATCCATTTGTCAAGGACAG GTGGGGCAACATTCCCATGGATGATGCTGTGCAGTTCAACCACCTGGAGGTGGTGAAACTGCTACAAGATTACCAGGACTCATACACCCCATCCGAGACTCAGGCTgaagcagcagctgaggcctTGTCCAAAGAGAACTTGGAGAGCATGGTGTGA
- the GLS2 gene encoding glutaminase liver isoform, mitochondrial isoform X2 — MRSMKALQNALSRAGSHCRQRGWGHLSRSPLLGGGVRHHLSEAAAQGRETPHSHQPLHQDHDPSESGMLSRLGDLLFYTVAEGQERIPIHKFTTALKATGLQTSDPRLRDCMSQMRRRVRESSSGGLLDRDLFRKCVSSNIVLLTQAFRKKFVIPDFEEFTSHVDRIFEDAKELTGGKVAAYIPQLAKSNPDLWGVSLCTVDGQRHSVGNTKIPFCLQSCVKPLTYAISISTLGTDYVHKFVGKEPSGLRYNKLSLNEEGIPHNPMVNAGAIVVSSLIKMDCNKAEKFDFVLQYLNKMAGNEYMGFSNATFQSEKETGDRNYAIGYYLKEKKCFPKGVDMMAALDLYFQLCSVEVTCESGSVMAATLANGGICPITGESVLSAEAVRNTLSLMHSCGMYDFSGQFAFHVGLPAKSAVSGAILLVVPNVMGMMCLSPPLDKLGNSYRGVSFCQKLVSLFNFHNYDNLRHCTRKLDPRREGGEIRNKTVVNLLFAAYSGDVSALRRFALSAMDMEQKDYDSRTALHVAAAEGHTDVVKFLIEACKVNPFVKDRWGNIPMDDAVQFNHLEVVKLLQDYQDSYTPSETQAEAAAEALSKENLESMV; from the exons ATGCGCTCTATGAAAGCTCTGCAGAATGCACTGAGCCGGGCCGGCAGTCACTGCCGGCAGAGAGGCTGGGGTCACCTGAGCCGGAGCCCTCTCCTTGGCGGGGGCGTCCGGCACCACCTCAGTGAGGCCGCGGCGCAGGGCAGGGAGACTCCGCACAGCCACCAGCCGCTGCACCAGGATCA TGATCCGTCAGAAAGTGGCATGCTGTCCCGCCTGGGTGATCTTCTCTTCTACACAGTTGCTGAGGGACAGGAACGAATCCCTATCCACAAGTTCACTACT GCACTGAAGGCTACCGGACTGCAGACGTCAGATCCCAGGCTCCGGGACTGCATGAGCCAGATGCGCCGCAGGGTTCGAGAGTCCAGCAGTGGTGGCCTCTTGGACCGAGATCTCTTCCGAAA GTGTGTGAGCAGCAACATTGTGCTCCTGACCCAGGCATTCCGAAAGAAGTTTGTCATTCCTGATTTTGAGGAGTTCACGAGCCACGTGGACCGCATTTTTGAGGATGCCAAAGAGCTCACAGGAGGCAAA GTGGCGGCCTACATCCCTCAGCTGGCCAAGTCAAATCCAGACCTGTGGGGTGTCTCCCTGTGCACTGTGGATGGTCAGCG GCACTCGGTGGGCAACACAAAGATCCCCTTCTGCCTGCAGTCCTGTGTGAAGCCCCTCACCTATGCCATTTCCATAAGCACCCTAGGCACTGACTACGTGCACAAGTTCGTGGGCAAGGAGCCCAGCGGCCTGCGCTACAACAAACTCTCCCTCAATGAGGAAG GAATCCCCCACAACCCCATGGTCAACGCTGGTGCCATTGTTGTGAGCTCCCTGATCAAG ATGGACTGTAATAAAGCAGAGAAGTTTGATTTT gtCTTGCAATATCTGAACAAAATGGCTGGGAATGAATACATGGGTTTCAGCAATGCCAC ATTCCagtcagagaaggaaacaggGGATCGGAATTATGCCATCGGCTATTATCTGAAGGAAAAGAAG TGCTTTCCCAAAGGGGTGGACATGATGGCTGCCCTCGATCTCTACTTCCAG CTGTGCTCCGTGGAGGTGACCTGCGAATCAGGCAGTGTCATGGCAGCCACTCTGGCCAACGGCGGGATCTGCCCCATCACGGGTGAGAGCGTGCTGAGCGCTGAAGCAGTGCGCAACACCCTCAGCCTCATGCACTCCTGCGGCATGTACGACTTCTCGGGGCAGTTTGCCTTTCAC GTGGGCCTGCCAGCCAAGTCGGCCGTGTCAGGAGCCATCCTCCTGGTGGTGCCCAATGTCATGGGAATGATGTGTCTGTCGCCTCCCCTGGACAAGCTGGGGAACAGTTACAGGGGTGTCAGCTTCTGCCAG AAGCTGGTGTCTCTCTTCAATTTCCACAACTATGACAACCTGAGGCACTGCACACGGAAATTAGACCCACGGCGTGAAGGGGGAGAAATTAGG AACAAGACTGTGGTGAACCTGTTATTTGCTGCCTATAGTGGAGATGTCTCAGCTCTTCGAAG GTTTGCCTTGTCAGCCATGGACATGGAACAGAAAGACTATGACTCCCGCACAGCTCtgcatgttgctgcagctgaag GACACACTGATGTTGTTAAATTCCTGATTGAAGCTTGCAAAGTGAATCCATTTGTCAAGGACAG GTGGGGCAACATTCCCATGGATGATGCTGTGCAGTTCAACCACCTGGAGGTGGTGAAACTGCTACAAGATTACCAGGACTCATACACCCCATCCGAGACTCAGGCTgaagcagcagctgaggcctTGTCCAAAGAGAACTTGGAGAGCATGGTGTGA
- the GLS2 gene encoding glutaminase liver isoform, mitochondrial isoform X4, protein MLSRLGDLLFYTVAEGQERIPIHKFTTALKATGLQTSDPRLRDCMSQMRRRVRESSSGGLLDRDLFRKCVSSNIVLLTQAFRKKFVIPDFEEFTSHVDRIFEDAKELTGGKVAAYIPQLAKSNPDLWGVSLCTVDGQRHSVGNTKIPFCLQSCVKPLTYAISISTLGTDYVHKFVGKEPSGLRYNKLSLNEEGIPHNPMVNAGAIVVSSLIKMDCNKAEKFDFVLQYLNKMAGNEYMGFSNATFQSEKETGDRNYAIGYYLKEKKCFPKGVDMMAALDLYFQLCSVEVTCESGSVMAATLANGGICPITGESVLSAEAVRNTLSLMHSCGMYDFSGQFAFHVGLPAKSAVSGAILLVVPNVMGMMCLSPPLDKLGNSYRGVSFCQKLVSLFNFHNYDNLRHCTRKLDPRREGGEIRNKTVVNLLFAAYSGDVSALRRYFYCDQINTIRYYWFALSAMDMEQKDYDSRTALHVAAAEGHTDVVKFLIEACKVNPFVKDRWGNIPMDDAVQFNHLEVVKLLQDYQDSYTPSETQAEAAAEALSKENLESMV, encoded by the exons ATGCTGTCCCGCCTGGGTGATCTTCTCTTCTACACAGTTGCTGAGGGACAGGAACGAATCCCTATCCACAAGTTCACTACT GCACTGAAGGCTACCGGACTGCAGACGTCAGATCCCAGGCTCCGGGACTGCATGAGCCAGATGCGCCGCAGGGTTCGAGAGTCCAGCAGTGGTGGCCTCTTGGACCGAGATCTCTTCCGAAA GTGTGTGAGCAGCAACATTGTGCTCCTGACCCAGGCATTCCGAAAGAAGTTTGTCATTCCTGATTTTGAGGAGTTCACGAGCCACGTGGACCGCATTTTTGAGGATGCCAAAGAGCTCACAGGAGGCAAA GTGGCGGCCTACATCCCTCAGCTGGCCAAGTCAAATCCAGACCTGTGGGGTGTCTCCCTGTGCACTGTGGATGGTCAGCG GCACTCGGTGGGCAACACAAAGATCCCCTTCTGCCTGCAGTCCTGTGTGAAGCCCCTCACCTATGCCATTTCCATAAGCACCCTAGGCACTGACTACGTGCACAAGTTCGTGGGCAAGGAGCCCAGCGGCCTGCGCTACAACAAACTCTCCCTCAATGAGGAAG GAATCCCCCACAACCCCATGGTCAACGCTGGTGCCATTGTTGTGAGCTCCCTGATCAAG ATGGACTGTAATAAAGCAGAGAAGTTTGATTTT gtCTTGCAATATCTGAACAAAATGGCTGGGAATGAATACATGGGTTTCAGCAATGCCAC ATTCCagtcagagaaggaaacaggGGATCGGAATTATGCCATCGGCTATTATCTGAAGGAAAAGAAG TGCTTTCCCAAAGGGGTGGACATGATGGCTGCCCTCGATCTCTACTTCCAG CTGTGCTCCGTGGAGGTGACCTGCGAATCAGGCAGTGTCATGGCAGCCACTCTGGCCAACGGCGGGATCTGCCCCATCACGGGTGAGAGCGTGCTGAGCGCTGAAGCAGTGCGCAACACCCTCAGCCTCATGCACTCCTGCGGCATGTACGACTTCTCGGGGCAGTTTGCCTTTCAC GTGGGCCTGCCAGCCAAGTCGGCCGTGTCAGGAGCCATCCTCCTGGTGGTGCCCAATGTCATGGGAATGATGTGTCTGTCGCCTCCCCTGGACAAGCTGGGGAACAGTTACAGGGGTGTCAGCTTCTGCCAG AAGCTGGTGTCTCTCTTCAATTTCCACAACTATGACAACCTGAGGCACTGCACACGGAAATTAGACCCACGGCGTGAAGGGGGAGAAATTAGG AACAAGACTGTGGTGAACCTGTTATTTGCTGCCTATAGTGGAGATGTCTCAGCTCTTCGAAGGTACTTCTACTGTGACCAAATAAACACAATAAGATACTACTG GTTTGCCTTGTCAGCCATGGACATGGAACAGAAAGACTATGACTCCCGCACAGCTCtgcatgttgctgcagctgaag GACACACTGATGTTGTTAAATTCCTGATTGAAGCTTGCAAAGTGAATCCATTTGTCAAGGACAG GTGGGGCAACATTCCCATGGATGATGCTGTGCAGTTCAACCACCTGGAGGTGGTGAAACTGCTACAAGATTACCAGGACTCATACACCCCATCCGAGACTCAGGCTgaagcagcagctgaggcctTGTCCAAAGAGAACTTGGAGAGCATGGTGTGA
- the GLS2 gene encoding glutaminase liver isoform, mitochondrial isoform X5, whose translation MPFPLELGLWVRRTRAVTCRLPGRAFGQVGPRNGACPSDPSESGMLSRLGDLLFYTVAEGQERIPIHKFTTALKATGLQTSDPRLRDCMSQMRRRVRESSSGGLLDRDLFRKCVSSNIVLLTQAFRKKFVIPDFEEFTSHVDRIFEDAKELTGGKVAAYIPQLAKSNPDLWGVSLCTVDGQRHSVGNTKIPFCLQSCVKPLTYAISISTLGTDYVHKFVGKEPSGLRYNKLSLNEEGIPHNPMVNAGAIVVSSLIKMDCNKAEKFDFVLQYLNKMAGNEYMGFSNATFQSEKETGDRNYAIGYYLKEKKCFPKGVDMMAALDLYFQLCSVEVTCESGSVMAATLANGGICPITGESVLSAEAVRNTLSLMHSCGMYDFSGQFAFHVGLPAKSAVSGAILLVVPNVMGMMCLSPPLDKLGNSYRGVSFCQKLVSLFNFHNYDNLRHCTRKLDPRREGGEIRNKTVVNLLFAAYSGDVSALRRYFYCDQINTIRYYWFALSAMDMEQKDYDSRTALHVAAAEGHTDVVKFLIEACKVNPFVKDRWGNIPMDDAVQFNHLEVVKLLQDYQDSYTPSETQAEAAAEALSKENLESMV comes from the exons ATGCCTTTTCCTTTAGAATTGGGGCTTTGGGTCCGCCGCACTCGGGCGGTAACGTGCCGTCTGCCCGGGAGGGCGTTTGGGCAGGTCGGTCCTCGGAATGGTGCATGTCCAAG TGATCCGTCAGAAAGTGGCATGCTGTCCCGCCTGGGTGATCTTCTCTTCTACACAGTTGCTGAGGGACAGGAACGAATCCCTATCCACAAGTTCACTACT GCACTGAAGGCTACCGGACTGCAGACGTCAGATCCCAGGCTCCGGGACTGCATGAGCCAGATGCGCCGCAGGGTTCGAGAGTCCAGCAGTGGTGGCCTCTTGGACCGAGATCTCTTCCGAAA GTGTGTGAGCAGCAACATTGTGCTCCTGACCCAGGCATTCCGAAAGAAGTTTGTCATTCCTGATTTTGAGGAGTTCACGAGCCACGTGGACCGCATTTTTGAGGATGCCAAAGAGCTCACAGGAGGCAAA GTGGCGGCCTACATCCCTCAGCTGGCCAAGTCAAATCCAGACCTGTGGGGTGTCTCCCTGTGCACTGTGGATGGTCAGCG GCACTCGGTGGGCAACACAAAGATCCCCTTCTGCCTGCAGTCCTGTGTGAAGCCCCTCACCTATGCCATTTCCATAAGCACCCTAGGCACTGACTACGTGCACAAGTTCGTGGGCAAGGAGCCCAGCGGCCTGCGCTACAACAAACTCTCCCTCAATGAGGAAG GAATCCCCCACAACCCCATGGTCAACGCTGGTGCCATTGTTGTGAGCTCCCTGATCAAG ATGGACTGTAATAAAGCAGAGAAGTTTGATTTT gtCTTGCAATATCTGAACAAAATGGCTGGGAATGAATACATGGGTTTCAGCAATGCCAC ATTCCagtcagagaaggaaacaggGGATCGGAATTATGCCATCGGCTATTATCTGAAGGAAAAGAAG TGCTTTCCCAAAGGGGTGGACATGATGGCTGCCCTCGATCTCTACTTCCAG CTGTGCTCCGTGGAGGTGACCTGCGAATCAGGCAGTGTCATGGCAGCCACTCTGGCCAACGGCGGGATCTGCCCCATCACGGGTGAGAGCGTGCTGAGCGCTGAAGCAGTGCGCAACACCCTCAGCCTCATGCACTCCTGCGGCATGTACGACTTCTCGGGGCAGTTTGCCTTTCAC GTGGGCCTGCCAGCCAAGTCGGCCGTGTCAGGAGCCATCCTCCTGGTGGTGCCCAATGTCATGGGAATGATGTGTCTGTCGCCTCCCCTGGACAAGCTGGGGAACAGTTACAGGGGTGTCAGCTTCTGCCAG AAGCTGGTGTCTCTCTTCAATTTCCACAACTATGACAACCTGAGGCACTGCACACGGAAATTAGACCCACGGCGTGAAGGGGGAGAAATTAGG AACAAGACTGTGGTGAACCTGTTATTTGCTGCCTATAGTGGAGATGTCTCAGCTCTTCGAAGGTACTTCTACTGTGACCAAATAAACACAATAAGATACTACTG GTTTGCCTTGTCAGCCATGGACATGGAACAGAAAGACTATGACTCCCGCACAGCTCtgcatgttgctgcagctgaag GACACACTGATGTTGTTAAATTCCTGATTGAAGCTTGCAAAGTGAATCCATTTGTCAAGGACAG GTGGGGCAACATTCCCATGGATGATGCTGTGCAGTTCAACCACCTGGAGGTGGTGAAACTGCTACAAGATTACCAGGACTCATACACCCCATCCGAGACTCAGGCTgaagcagcagctgaggcctTGTCCAAAGAGAACTTGGAGAGCATGGTGTGA